One Syntrophorhabdaceae bacterium DNA window includes the following coding sequences:
- a CDS encoding PAS domain S-box protein, which translates to MSEQAAPLDAHSNDPHEATQVLRSAKIIRIAWLPVPLLLMAIVAARLIGFNESHRAETLTLLLGFVFYILVSLGALFLVARSFLASGSPGLLFLECGLVIWGLAGTVGDAFSRGDVNAVVTIYNVGILLAGLCLLLSATLLLRPQRALRSRTLLLVIGWTASMVVLWLVTQATLANWLPVFFITGQGGTPVRYWVLVSAILAFALSAGLSLSGDGKKSAFTSWYAMALLLLSVGLFGIMIQLSLGSVVNWLSRSAQWLGGVYLLLSAIASLSESRLTLLPAPEKLPRSAYYRGAVAVALVLAAAALRLTFLGAMGLRAPYVIFFPAVVCAAIYGGMRSGLVAVGLSVLLANYLWVEPVGQLTIAHTADWLALFVFFLSGVMVVWVANAMRRATARASAAEAHALLSAERESVALALQKSEERYHTLFTGMNEGFAIHELLLDESGKPVDWRFLDVNPAFERLTGLSRKTVVGKTHNEVLPGDDTSWLEIYSKVALTGQPVQFVNYAPTLARYFEVLAYRPAPMQFAVILMDVTERRRVETDLLQAKDQLAFDLDAMTRLQRIGTLFLREGNLQPVLDEIVDAAIAISGADFGNIQLMDAETSTLKIVAHRGFPEWWIDYWESVSKGHGACGTALERGERVIIEDVEQSPIFVGTPALDIQLKAGVHAVQCTPLISRSGEPVGMFSTHFKKPHRPDERTLGLLDILARQALDIIERWHAEEAIRKARDELEVCVEERTLELSKSYERLEKELEERRRLITAIEQSAEGVLVLDQSLSKILYANPSVERLSGYASVELIDGDPRRLRSDRRGEDFYESVRSEIAKGKAWSGDYPLRCRDGSEILAEMTVSPVRDEQGVIGSYVATVHDVSEKRLLEDQLREAQKMEAIGTLTGGIAHDFNNILAGMIGFTEMSLDDIPPDNPAQRHLELVLKSGFRARDLIRQMLSFSRRDSYEIKAIPLPPIIKETVKLLRATIPSTIQIDLDTGAKSHTVLANATGIQQIIMNLATNAAYAMRETGGRLGITLFEVGPYVQLAVEDTGVGMDTEVQKRIFEPFFTTKEPGQGTGMGLAVVYGIVKSLHGDITVESRPNAGSVFRILFPKAETDEQPEDSMPAAMPTGHGRILFVDDEQMLAELGQGILERLGYTVASVTNSSEALKLFHDHPSDFDLVITDQTMPELTGMRLASEMLLIRSDLPIILCTGHSDGVNPVSVRAAGIKQFLMKPLSKQDLAVAVKKALDTGTCV; encoded by the coding sequence ATGAGCGAACAGGCTGCCCCTTTGGATGCACATTCCAACGACCCGCATGAAGCGACCCAGGTCTTGAGGTCCGCGAAGATCATACGCATCGCCTGGCTGCCCGTTCCATTGCTCTTGATGGCGATCGTCGCCGCAAGGCTTATCGGTTTCAACGAATCTCACCGGGCCGAGACCCTGACACTCCTTTTGGGCTTTGTTTTCTACATTCTGGTCTCCCTGGGCGCCCTTTTTCTTGTGGCACGGAGTTTTTTGGCCTCCGGCAGCCCCGGGCTACTATTTTTGGAATGTGGACTCGTCATATGGGGCCTCGCAGGGACTGTGGGTGATGCCTTCTCCCGCGGCGACGTGAATGCCGTCGTGACCATCTATAACGTGGGCATCCTGCTCGCCGGGTTGTGCCTTCTTCTAAGCGCCACCCTTTTACTCAGGCCACAACGGGCGCTTCGCTCCCGAACCCTGCTCCTGGTTATAGGCTGGACGGCAAGCATGGTAGTACTCTGGCTCGTCACGCAGGCCACGCTTGCCAACTGGCTGCCTGTCTTTTTTATCACAGGACAGGGAGGTACGCCGGTACGTTACTGGGTGCTCGTCTCGGCAATCCTGGCGTTCGCCCTTTCCGCCGGTCTTTCGCTCTCCGGCGATGGAAAGAAATCGGCGTTTACCTCCTGGTACGCGATGGCTCTGCTTCTACTTTCCGTGGGGCTCTTCGGTATCATGATTCAGCTCTCCCTCGGGAGCGTAGTCAACTGGCTTTCCCGCTCCGCGCAGTGGCTGGGCGGCGTCTATCTGTTGCTCTCTGCCATTGCCTCGCTCAGCGAGTCGCGTTTAACTCTTCTTCCCGCGCCGGAAAAACTCCCGCGCTCCGCCTATTACCGGGGCGCTGTCGCCGTGGCGCTCGTTTTGGCCGCGGCTGCACTACGCCTCACCTTTTTGGGGGCAATGGGCTTGAGAGCCCCCTATGTCATATTCTTTCCCGCCGTGGTTTGCGCGGCGATTTATGGGGGTATGCGCTCCGGGCTCGTTGCGGTCGGCCTCTCCGTCCTATTAGCCAATTACCTGTGGGTAGAGCCGGTAGGTCAGCTCACCATAGCGCATACGGCCGACTGGTTAGCATTGTTCGTCTTCTTTTTGTCCGGTGTGATGGTCGTTTGGGTAGCTAACGCCATGCGTCGGGCCACGGCTCGCGCCTCGGCGGCAGAGGCGCACGCCCTGTTGTCAGCCGAACGGGAATCCGTGGCGCTGGCACTGCAGAAAAGTGAGGAGCGGTATCACACCCTGTTTACGGGCATGAACGAGGGCTTTGCCATCCATGAACTGCTTCTCGATGAATCCGGCAAACCTGTTGATTGGCGTTTTCTCGACGTTAATCCGGCGTTTGAGCGTCTGACCGGACTTAGTAGAAAGACCGTGGTGGGCAAGACACATAACGAAGTTCTCCCCGGAGATGATACCAGTTGGCTCGAGATCTATAGCAAGGTTGCTTTGACCGGACAGCCGGTGCAATTTGTAAATTATGCCCCGACGCTTGCGCGCTACTTCGAAGTTCTGGCTTATCGTCCGGCTCCCATGCAGTTTGCCGTTATCCTTATGGATGTTACCGAGCGCAGGCGCGTCGAGACAGATCTTTTGCAAGCAAAGGATCAACTCGCTTTTGACCTGGATGCAATGACAAGGCTGCAACGGATAGGCACGCTGTTTTTGCGAGAGGGGAATCTGCAACCGGTCCTCGATGAAATAGTCGATGCGGCTATTGCCATCTCCGGCGCCGACTTCGGCAATATCCAGCTCATGGACGCAGAAACCTCCACCTTGAAGATCGTTGCCCACAGGGGTTTTCCAGAGTGGTGGATCGACTACTGGGAGAGCGTCTCTAAGGGACACGGCGCGTGCGGCACTGCCCTTGAAAGGGGCGAGCGGGTTATCATCGAGGACGTGGAGCAAAGCCCGATTTTTGTCGGCACCCCTGCTCTCGATATCCAGCTTAAGGCCGGGGTACACGCCGTTCAGTGCACTCCCCTCATTAGCCGCTCGGGAGAACCCGTCGGCATGTTCTCAACACACTTCAAAAAACCGCATCGGCCTGACGAGAGGACCCTCGGGTTGCTCGACATCCTCGCGCGTCAGGCGCTAGACATTATAGAGCGATGGCACGCCGAGGAAGCGATCCGCAAGGCCCGTGATGAGCTGGAGGTCTGTGTCGAGGAACGAACCCTTGAGCTCAGCAAGTCATACGAAAGGCTTGAGAAGGAGCTTGAGGAGCGGCGGCGGCTCATAACGGCGATAGAACAGTCTGCAGAAGGTGTTCTCGTCCTCGATCAATCCCTTTCAAAGATCCTCTACGCGAATCCTTCTGTCGAGCGCCTTTCGGGGTATGCCTCTGTCGAACTAATCGATGGGGATCCAAGGAGACTGAGAAGCGACCGTCGCGGAGAAGATTTCTACGAATCCGTTCGTAGCGAGATTGCAAAAGGTAAGGCCTGGTCCGGAGACTATCCTCTACGGTGCAGGGACGGTTCCGAAATCCTCGCGGAAATGACCGTCTCACCGGTAAGGGACGAGCAAGGGGTCATTGGATCATACGTGGCAACCGTACACGACGTCTCGGAAAAACGCTTGCTCGAAGACCAGCTCCGCGAGGCCCAAAAAATGGAGGCCATCGGTACCCTGACAGGAGGCATCGCCCACGACTTCAACAACATCCTCGCCGGCATGATCGGCTTCACCGAGATGTCGCTTGACGACATCCCTCCTGACAATCCGGCACAGCGCCATCTGGAGCTCGTGCTGAAAAGCGGCTTCAGGGCGCGTGACCTTATTAGGCAAATGCTCTCTTTTAGCCGGAGAGACTCGTATGAGATAAAGGCCATCCCACTGCCTCCCATCATCAAAGAGACGGTCAAACTCCTTCGGGCCACGATACCATCCACCATCCAGATAGACCTCGACACCGGGGCAAAATCCCACACGGTCCTCGCCAATGCCACGGGCATCCAGCAAATCATCATGAACCTTGCGACGAACGCCGCCTATGCCATGAGAGAGACAGGCGGAAGATTGGGAATAACCCTGTTTGAAGTGGGCCCTTACGTTCAACTTGCCGTAGAGGATACGGGGGTAGGCATGGATACGGAGGTGCAAAAGAGGATCTTCGAGCCGTTCTTTACCACCAAGGAACCGGGCCAGGGCACGGGCATGGGTCTTGCCGTGGTCTACGGCATCGTCAAAAGCTTGCACGGGGATATCACCGTTGAGAGTAGGCCCAACGCGGGTTCTGTCTTCCGGATTCTTTTCCCTAAGGCAGAAACAGATGAGCAGCCTGAAGACTCGATGCCGGCTGCAATGCCCACAGGGCATGGAAGGATCCTCTTCGTGGACGACGAACAGATGCTTGCCGAACTGGGCCAGGGGATCCTCGAGAGGCTGGGCTATACGGTCGCGTCCGTGACAAACAGTTCGGAAGCTCTGAAGCTCTTTCACGATCATCCCTCCGACTTCGACCTTGTTATTACCGACCAGACCATGCCTGAGCTCACCGGTATGCGGCTCGCATCAGAGATGCTCCTCATTCGTTCCGACCTGCCGATCATCCTTTGCACAGGCCATAGCGACGGCGTGAATCCGGTAAGCGTCAGGGCAGCGGGGATCAAGCAGTTCCTCATGAAGCCGCTCTCTAAGCAGGACCTGGCGGTAGCGGTAAAAAAGGCCCTGGATACCGGCACCTGCGTATGA
- a CDS encoding DUF554 domain-containing protein, which translates to MNAAAIVAGGLVGVLAGYRLPERVKTILMQALGLSTLLIGLQMALSASSVIPTIGCLLLGALTGELARIETGLERFGLWVRDRSRSDSSTFVEGFVTSSLLYCTGAMVIVGSIQDGTTGNATTLYVKAMLDGVASAALASTLGTGVIFSAASVFIVQGTITMAASRLVFLQSPVVLSAVTATGGLLIVAIGINLLSTAKIRIGNLLPALVYAVIWALL; encoded by the coding sequence GTGAATGCCGCCGCCATCGTAGCGGGTGGTCTCGTCGGCGTGTTAGCCGGGTATAGACTGCCCGAGCGTGTGAAGACCATTCTCATGCAGGCGCTCGGGTTATCAACATTGCTTATCGGCCTGCAAATGGCCCTTTCTGCTTCCAGTGTGATTCCCACGATCGGCTGCCTTCTTTTAGGAGCACTGACCGGAGAACTGGCTAGAATTGAAACGGGTCTTGAACGCTTTGGCCTGTGGGTGAGGGATCGGAGCCGTTCTGATTCCTCCACATTCGTGGAAGGTTTCGTCACGAGTTCATTGCTTTATTGCACAGGCGCCATGGTCATCGTCGGCTCCATCCAGGACGGAACAACGGGGAACGCGACCACATTGTACGTGAAAGCAATGCTGGACGGCGTGGCATCCGCTGCACTTGCATCTACCCTCGGTACCGGTGTGATATTTTCTGCCGCAAGTGTCTTTATAGTCCAGGGGACCATAACGATGGCGGCCTCGAGACTTGTTTTTCTGCAGTCGCCTGTGGTTTTGAGCGCTGTCACGGCAACGGGTGGTCTTCTCATCGTGGCTATAGGGATCAACCTTCTTAGCACCGCTAAGATCCGTATCGGCAACCTGCTACCGGCCCTCGTATATGCCGTCATCTGGGCGCTGCTCTGA
- a CDS encoding RNA polymerase factor sigma-32 yields the protein MFEETNSYEEKESESMEESDLPLHFDTFKKYLAEIRKYPVLTREEESKVSRLIFDHQDLTAAQKLTVSNLRIVVKIALEYHNTYLNILDLIQEGNVGLLHAVKKYNPHKGTKFSTYASFWIRAYILKHIMDSWSLVKVGTTQGQRKLFYRLNSEKQRLEALGIYPTPKLLASNFGLKEREVEDMEKRLSYNDIALDVPVYDGSDETLMDRMCSDQDVEEIVSERHKSAVLSRMMKEFKATLDDRDRYIFDHRIVAEEPLSLQEIGDTCRISRERVRQVETRIIKRFRNHFQGNLADLGLQTSVGGMRMAQQRAM from the coding sequence GTGTTTGAAGAGACGAATTCGTATGAAGAAAAAGAATCAGAATCCATGGAAGAGAGCGATCTACCTCTTCATTTTGACACGTTTAAGAAATACCTTGCGGAGATACGAAAATATCCCGTGTTGACGAGAGAGGAAGAAAGCAAGGTTTCCCGCCTTATCTTTGATCACCAGGATCTGACGGCAGCCCAGAAACTGACCGTGTCGAACCTGAGGATCGTGGTGAAGATCGCCCTGGAATACCATAATACTTACCTTAATATTCTCGACCTTATTCAGGAAGGCAACGTAGGCCTGCTTCACGCGGTCAAAAAGTATAACCCTCACAAGGGAACCAAATTTTCTACCTACGCTTCGTTCTGGATCAGGGCATATATTCTCAAGCACATTATGGATTCGTGGAGCCTGGTGAAGGTCGGTACCACACAGGGCCAGAGAAAGCTCTTTTACAGGTTAAATAGTGAAAAGCAGAGACTCGAGGCGCTCGGCATATATCCCACGCCAAAACTCCTGGCAAGCAACTTTGGTTTGAAAGAACGTGAAGTGGAGGACATGGAAAAGAGGCTTTCTTATAATGACATAGCCCTGGACGTACCGGTCTACGATGGCAGCGACGAAACGCTTATGGATAGGATGTGCTCTGATCAGGATGTGGAAGAGATAGTGTCTGAGCGTCATAAATCGGCGGTGTTATCTAGAATGATGAAGGAATTCAAAGCTACCCTGGATGACAGGGACCGCTATATCTTCGATCATCGCATCGTGGCCGAGGAGCCTCTTTCGCTCCAGGAAATAGGTGATACCTGCCGCATATCTCGCGAACGGGTAAGGCAGGTAGAGACGAGGATAATCAAAAGGTTCAGGAATCATTTCCAGGGGAACCTTGCGGATCTCGGCCTGCAAACAAGCGTCGGGGGTATGAGGATGGCCCAACAACGAGCCATGTGA